The Sphingomonas sanguinis nucleotide sequence ATCCCCTCGATCACGAACTCCTCCAGCGCGCGGCGCAGACGGCGCAAGGCGCCTTCGCGGGTCGTGCCGTAGACGATCAGCTTGGCGATCATGCTGTCGTAATAAGGCGGAACCTTATAGCCCTGATACAGGCCGCTATCGACGCGGACATGCATGCCGCCCGGCGCGTGATACATCTTCACCGTGCCCGGCGAGGGGGCGAAGGTGCGCGGGTCTTCCGCGTTGATGCGGCACTCGATCGCGTGCCCCCGGAACTGCACGTCCTGCTGGCGCAGGGTCAGCGGATGGCCTTCGGCGATACGGATCTGCTCGCGCACCAGATCCAGGCCGGTGATCATCTCGGTGACGGGATGTTCGACCTGCAGGCGCGTGTTCATCTCGATGAAATAGAACTCGCCGTCTTCCCACAGGAATTCGATCGTGCCCGCCCCGCGATAGCCCATGTCGGCCATCGCCTTGGCGACCACGCCGCCCATGCGCGCGCGCTCCTCGGCCGTGATGATCGGCGAGGGGGCTTCCTCCAGCACCTTCTGGTGGCGGCGCTGGAGCGAGCAGTCGCGCTCGCCCAGATGGATCGCCTGGCCGTTGCCGTCGCCGAACACCTGGAATTCGATATGCCGGGGGTTGCCCAGATATTTTTCCATGTAGACGGTGGCGTCACCGAACGCGGCCTTCGCCTCCGAACCGGCCTGCTGCATCAGCGTTTCGAGCTGGTCCTCGGAGGACACGACCTTCATGCCGCGTCCGCCGCCGCCCGAGGCCGCCTTGATGATGACCGGATAGCCGATCTTGGTGGCCAGCGCCTTGGCCTCATCGAGATCCGAGATCGCGCCGTCCGAACCGGGGACGAGCGGCAGGC carries:
- the accC gene encoding acetyl-CoA carboxylase biotin carboxylase subunit, translating into MAQIKKLLIANRGEIALRIHRACHEMGIETVAVHSTADADAMHVRLADQAVCIGPPAAADSYLNIPNIISAAEISGADAIHPGYGFLSENAKFAEIVEAHGLIFVGPKPEHIRIMGDKVEAKRTAGALGLPLVPGSDGAISDLDEAKALATKIGYPVIIKAASGGGGRGMKVVSSEDQLETLMQQAGSEAKAAFGDATVYMEKYLGNPRHIEFQVFGDGNGQAIHLGERDCSLQRRHQKVLEEAPSPIITAEERARMGGVVAKAMADMGYRGAGTIEFLWEDGEFYFIEMNTRLQVEHPVTEMITGLDLVREQIRIAEGHPLTLRQQDVQFRGHAIECRINAEDPRTFAPSPGTVKMYHAPGGMHVRVDSGLYQGYKVPPYYDSMIAKLIVYGTTREGALRRLRRALEEFVIEGMKTTIPLHQALLDDPEFQKGDYTIKWLEEWLAKQG